In the genome of Cherax quadricarinatus isolate ZL_2023a chromosome 40, ASM3850222v1, whole genome shotgun sequence, one region contains:
- the LOC138853799 gene encoding mucin-22-like isoform X1 codes for MKELVWVVWVTALVCVGFPADPQPRKFIYQAGFPSVRLYPVYPDRLHQLSSGGVKTSGESSLAGSLTQDVSQMFNVNMLQAETRKPEMVTPRVQPPSATPGVVQPPSATPGVMEPPSATPGVMEPPSATPGVMEPPSATPGVMEPPSATPGVMEPPSATPGVMEPPSATPGVMEALSTTPGVAEPLSSTPDVMEPLSATPEVMESLSVTPGVMEAPSSTVVELESMSATPGMEPVTTATVHTVAMPDMIHVSPVTADNSTTVMSDNSATVMSGNSTTMSDNSTTVMSDNSTTVMSDNSATVISDNSTTMSDNSTTVMSDNFPTVMSDNSTTVMSDSSTTVMLDNSTTVMSDNSTTVMSDNSTTVMSDNSTTVMSDNSTTVMSDNSTTMMLDNSTTVMSEKVLPTTPVSEILQPETIAPESAQPELINTEDVPLERIMPEIIQPELKLQQGMHPETTLPEHMHPETTLPEHMHPETTLPEHMHPEMTLPEDMHPETTLPEHVHPEMTLPEDMHPEMTLPEDMHPEMTLPEDMHPEMTLPEHVHPEMTLPEHMHPEMTLPEHMHPEMTLPEHMHPETTLPEHMHPKTTLPEHLHPETTLPEHMHPEMTLPEDMHPETTLTEDMHPKTTLPEHMHPEMTLPEHVHPEMTLPEHMHPETTLPEDMHPETTLHQRMQPESVSPEGMGPKVTIHEDRRPDRTINENLQAGTLIPMKAEGEIAAATLTDAPGNPSLVTETDSVVDRGFLQAESDTALTEHSPAELLLTEPAVDRGYLQANESQTAPTAKLLLTEPATETGEIIENTVNKRKVGEEAAVTTLSPLFEIVEKMVEEMVEETQNLADIDQPVTEKVKEKVKEKVSEKISENEAVTEALLEAAATEYLNYTEDNEAL; via the exons ATGTTTAATGTCAATATGTTACAAGCTGAGACCAGGAAACCTGAGATGGTGACCCCGAGAGTGCAGCCACCCTCAGCCACACCAGGTGTGGTGCAGCCACCCTCAGCCACACCAGGTGTTATGGAACCACCCTCAGCCACACCAGGTGTTATGGAACCACCCTCAGCCACACCAGGTGTTATGGAACCACCCTCAGCCACACCAGGTGTTATGGAACCACCCTCAGCCACACCAGGTGTTATGGAACCACCCTCAGCCACACCAGGTGTTATGGAACCACCCTCAGCCACACCAGGTGTGATGGAGGCGCTCTCCACCACGCCAGGTGTGGCAGAACCACTGTCGTCTACACCAGACGTGATGGAACCACTCTCAGCCACACCAGAAGTGATGGAGTCACTGTCAGTCACGCCAGGTGTGATGGAAGCACCTTCCTCCACTGTAGTTGAACTGGAGTCTATGTCCGCAACTCCAGGAATGGAGCCAGTGACCACAGCGACGGTGCACACAGTAGCCATGCCAGACATGATACATGTCTCACCAGTGACAGCAGACAACTCGACAACGGTAATGTCAGACAACTCCGCAACAGTGATGTCTGGCAACTCGACAACTATGTCAGACAACTCCACAACTGTGATGTCTGACAACTCCACAACGGTAATGTCAGACAACTCCGCAACAGTGATATCTGACAACTCGACAACTATGTCAGACAACTCCACAACGGTGATGTCTGACAACTTCCCAACGGTAATGTCTGATAACTCTACAACAGTAATGTCAGACAGCTCGACAACAGTGATGTTAGACAACTCCACAACAGTGATGTCAGACAACTCCACAACGGTAATGTCAGACAACTCCACAACGGTAATGTCAGACAACTCCACAACGGTAATGTCAGACAACTCTACAACGGTAATGTCTGATAACTCCACAACAATGATGTTAGATAACTCCACAACGGTGATGTCAGAGAAGGTACTCCCCACGACGCCAGTGTCAGAAATTTTACAACCGGAGACAATTGCGCCGGAAAGTGCGCAGCCAGAGCTGATAAACACGGAAGATGTGCCGTTAGAGAGGATAATGCCAGAAATCATCCAACCAGAGTTAAAACTACAACAAGGTATGCACCCAGAGACGACCCTGCCTGAGCACATGCACCCAGAGACGACCCTGCCTGAGCACATGCACCCAGAGACGACCCTGCCTGAGCACATGCACCCAGAGATGACCCTGCCTGAGGACATGCACCCAGAGACGACCCTGCCTGAGCACGTGCACCCAGAGATGACCCTGCCTGAGGACATGCACCCAGAGATGACCCTGCCTGAGGACATGCACCCAGAGATGACCCTGCCTGAGGACATGCACCCAGAGATGACCCTGCCTGAGCACGTGCACCCAGAGATGACCCTGCCTGAACACATGCACCCAGAGATGACCCTGCCTGAACACATGCACCCAGAGATGACCCTGCCTGAGCACATGCACCCAGAGACGACCCTGCCTGAACACATGCACCCAAAGACAACCCTGCCTGAGCACTTGCATCCAGAGACGACCCTGCCTGAACACATGCACCCAGAGATGACCCTGCCTGAGGACATGCACCCAGAGACGACCCTGACTGAGGACATGCACCCAAAGACGACCCTGCCTGAGCACATGCACCCAGAGATGACCCTGCCTGAGCACGTGCACCCAGAGATGACCCTGCCTGAGCACATGCACCCAGAGACGACCCTGCCTGAGGACATGCACCCGGAGACAACTTTGCACCAACGTATGCAGCCAGAGTCGGTATCCCCAGAAGGTATGGGTCCAAAAGTGACAATTCACGAAGACAGGCGTCCAGACAGGACCATAAATGAAAATCTTCAGGCAGGAACGTTAATACCCATGAAAGCAGAGGGAGAAATAGCTGCAGCAACCTTGACTGATGCCCCAGGGAATCCAAGCCTAGTCACAGAGACGGACTCTGTAGTTGACCGAGGCTTCCTGCAGGCTGAGTCTGATACAGCTCTTACTGAACACTCTCCTGCTGAGTTACTGCTGACGGAACCTGCTGTTGACCGAGGCTACCTGCAGGCTAATGAGTCTCAAACAGCTCCTACTGCTAAGTTACTGCTGACAGAACCTGCTACAGAGACAGGCGAG ATAATTGAGAACACAGTGAACAAGAGGAAGGTCGGTgaggaggcagcagtgaccacgtTATCACCATTGTTTGAGATAGTGGAGAAGATGGTAGAGGAGATGGTGGAAGAAACGCAGAACTTGGCGGACATTGACCAACCGGTCACAGAGAAGGTCAAAGAAAAAGTCAAGGAGAAAGTCTCCGAAAAGATTTCTGAAAATGAG GCGGTGACGGAGGCGCTACTGGAGGCGGCGGCCACAGAGTACCTGAACTACACAGAAGACAACGAAGCTTTATGA
- the LOC138853799 gene encoding mucin-22-like isoform X2: protein MCDRGGVKTSGESSLAGSLTQDVSQMFNVNMLQAETRKPEMVTPRVQPPSATPGVVQPPSATPGVMEPPSATPGVMEPPSATPGVMEPPSATPGVMEPPSATPGVMEPPSATPGVMEPPSATPGVMEALSTTPGVAEPLSSTPDVMEPLSATPEVMESLSVTPGVMEAPSSTVVELESMSATPGMEPVTTATVHTVAMPDMIHVSPVTADNSTTVMSDNSATVMSGNSTTMSDNSTTVMSDNSTTVMSDNSATVISDNSTTMSDNSTTVMSDNFPTVMSDNSTTVMSDSSTTVMLDNSTTVMSDNSTTVMSDNSTTVMSDNSTTVMSDNSTTVMSDNSTTMMLDNSTTVMSEKVLPTTPVSEILQPETIAPESAQPELINTEDVPLERIMPEIIQPELKLQQGMHPETTLPEHMHPETTLPEHMHPETTLPEHMHPEMTLPEDMHPETTLPEHVHPEMTLPEDMHPEMTLPEDMHPEMTLPEDMHPEMTLPEHVHPEMTLPEHMHPEMTLPEHMHPEMTLPEHMHPETTLPEHMHPKTTLPEHLHPETTLPEHMHPEMTLPEDMHPETTLTEDMHPKTTLPEHMHPEMTLPEHVHPEMTLPEHMHPETTLPEDMHPETTLHQRMQPESVSPEGMGPKVTIHEDRRPDRTINENLQAGTLIPMKAEGEIAAATLTDAPGNPSLVTETDSVVDRGFLQAESDTALTEHSPAELLLTEPAVDRGYLQANESQTAPTAKLLLTEPATETGEIIENTVNKRKVGEEAAVTTLSPLFEIVEKMVEEMVEETQNLADIDQPVTEKVKEKVKEKVSEKISENEAVTEALLEAAATEYLNYTEDNEAL from the exons ATGTTTAATGTCAATATGTTACAAGCTGAGACCAGGAAACCTGAGATGGTGACCCCGAGAGTGCAGCCACCCTCAGCCACACCAGGTGTGGTGCAGCCACCCTCAGCCACACCAGGTGTTATGGAACCACCCTCAGCCACACCAGGTGTTATGGAACCACCCTCAGCCACACCAGGTGTTATGGAACCACCCTCAGCCACACCAGGTGTTATGGAACCACCCTCAGCCACACCAGGTGTTATGGAACCACCCTCAGCCACACCAGGTGTTATGGAACCACCCTCAGCCACACCAGGTGTGATGGAGGCGCTCTCCACCACGCCAGGTGTGGCAGAACCACTGTCGTCTACACCAGACGTGATGGAACCACTCTCAGCCACACCAGAAGTGATGGAGTCACTGTCAGTCACGCCAGGTGTGATGGAAGCACCTTCCTCCACTGTAGTTGAACTGGAGTCTATGTCCGCAACTCCAGGAATGGAGCCAGTGACCACAGCGACGGTGCACACAGTAGCCATGCCAGACATGATACATGTCTCACCAGTGACAGCAGACAACTCGACAACGGTAATGTCAGACAACTCCGCAACAGTGATGTCTGGCAACTCGACAACTATGTCAGACAACTCCACAACTGTGATGTCTGACAACTCCACAACGGTAATGTCAGACAACTCCGCAACAGTGATATCTGACAACTCGACAACTATGTCAGACAACTCCACAACGGTGATGTCTGACAACTTCCCAACGGTAATGTCTGATAACTCTACAACAGTAATGTCAGACAGCTCGACAACAGTGATGTTAGACAACTCCACAACAGTGATGTCAGACAACTCCACAACGGTAATGTCAGACAACTCCACAACGGTAATGTCAGACAACTCCACAACGGTAATGTCAGACAACTCTACAACGGTAATGTCTGATAACTCCACAACAATGATGTTAGATAACTCCACAACGGTGATGTCAGAGAAGGTACTCCCCACGACGCCAGTGTCAGAAATTTTACAACCGGAGACAATTGCGCCGGAAAGTGCGCAGCCAGAGCTGATAAACACGGAAGATGTGCCGTTAGAGAGGATAATGCCAGAAATCATCCAACCAGAGTTAAAACTACAACAAGGTATGCACCCAGAGACGACCCTGCCTGAGCACATGCACCCAGAGACGACCCTGCCTGAGCACATGCACCCAGAGACGACCCTGCCTGAGCACATGCACCCAGAGATGACCCTGCCTGAGGACATGCACCCAGAGACGACCCTGCCTGAGCACGTGCACCCAGAGATGACCCTGCCTGAGGACATGCACCCAGAGATGACCCTGCCTGAGGACATGCACCCAGAGATGACCCTGCCTGAGGACATGCACCCAGAGATGACCCTGCCTGAGCACGTGCACCCAGAGATGACCCTGCCTGAACACATGCACCCAGAGATGACCCTGCCTGAACACATGCACCCAGAGATGACCCTGCCTGAGCACATGCACCCAGAGACGACCCTGCCTGAACACATGCACCCAAAGACAACCCTGCCTGAGCACTTGCATCCAGAGACGACCCTGCCTGAACACATGCACCCAGAGATGACCCTGCCTGAGGACATGCACCCAGAGACGACCCTGACTGAGGACATGCACCCAAAGACGACCCTGCCTGAGCACATGCACCCAGAGATGACCCTGCCTGAGCACGTGCACCCAGAGATGACCCTGCCTGAGCACATGCACCCAGAGACGACCCTGCCTGAGGACATGCACCCGGAGACAACTTTGCACCAACGTATGCAGCCAGAGTCGGTATCCCCAGAAGGTATGGGTCCAAAAGTGACAATTCACGAAGACAGGCGTCCAGACAGGACCATAAATGAAAATCTTCAGGCAGGAACGTTAATACCCATGAAAGCAGAGGGAGAAATAGCTGCAGCAACCTTGACTGATGCCCCAGGGAATCCAAGCCTAGTCACAGAGACGGACTCTGTAGTTGACCGAGGCTTCCTGCAGGCTGAGTCTGATACAGCTCTTACTGAACACTCTCCTGCTGAGTTACTGCTGACGGAACCTGCTGTTGACCGAGGCTACCTGCAGGCTAATGAGTCTCAAACAGCTCCTACTGCTAAGTTACTGCTGACAGAACCTGCTACAGAGACAGGCGAG ATAATTGAGAACACAGTGAACAAGAGGAAGGTCGGTgaggaggcagcagtgaccacgtTATCACCATTGTTTGAGATAGTGGAGAAGATGGTAGAGGAGATGGTGGAAGAAACGCAGAACTTGGCGGACATTGACCAACCGGTCACAGAGAAGGTCAAAGAAAAAGTCAAGGAGAAAGTCTCCGAAAAGATTTCTGAAAATGAG GCGGTGACGGAGGCGCTACTGGAGGCGGCGGCCACAGAGTACCTGAACTACACAGAAGACAACGAAGCTTTATGA